TTACTACAAAGCCGCCCCACGCTATCTTGCTTTGTTTAAGTTCCTTTGTCTTGCATTCCGTCAGTTTTTTCACCTCCTCTCAGATCGTCTACTATTCTATTACATTGCGCGCATATATTTTTTGCGACTTCCTCTATGGGGCAGTATGTGTCCGTGAAAGCGTCTTTGCTAACCACGCCCATTGATTTGAGAGCATCAAGGCACTCGATCACTATTTCTTTGGGAAGCTTTACATTATGGGCAATATCATCCACTGTTTTGCAGGATGTCAATGCCGCGCGGACTATCTGCAATTGCTCAAGGTCGGCCATCATATCACAAGCTTTGAATAGGTTCGCTACTAGAAATACGTTTCGGTCGAGAAAAAAAAGAAGAAATTCAGGTGCTATTAATAACAGCCTCCCAGGACAGCTTGTTTCCAAAGTCCTGCGGCACCACGAATTTCGCATACAACGTCTTGGTTTCGCCTGGCGCAATTGAGCTGTATTTCTGCGGATCGCCCATATATTGATACGTCTTTTTGGTATCGTTGTCGGTAATCACGACGCCCAACCAACCTTTCCAGGTTTTGTCTCCCACATTCTTCACGGTGTACCCGAACCAGGTATCTGTTCCATCCTTTTTCACGGTGTTGCAGACGGGGGCCATGAGACTGAGTACAGCGGATGGTTTTGTTACAGTTGAAGTACATGCGGCGGGGTAAGCGTTGGCTATTCCTCCTACATATTTCACCGCAGCTTTGGCATCCATGGATTCAGCAGTAGGGTTATAGCCGGTAGCTCGACCGGCCTCAATCATTTTGGTATTTATACTAACCGTATCATTCGTAGGATAATATATGGCGGCTATTAATCTGCCATAGGAATCCTCTCCTTTTATGGCTAGTTTAACTACTGTGCCGGGTGGGATCTGCTCAGCAAGCCAGGTTTTCGCTGTCCGGCCCGCAGGAAATCTCATTTCCGAAGATGATATGCCATGCAATCGCACATTGAAGGGTGTTGTGACGCAGAGCTGTCCTGGGAGGCATTGCTGAGTTGCCTGGATGGTATCTCCATCGGTGACCTCCATTACAACGGCCATCATATCATAGCCGGTCATCTCCGTGGTCTGCCCCAGGTTGTCTATATAACTATTCAGGGAGTTGTTGATGACTTCGCTTCCCTTAGTTATGATGTAATTATTTCCCACGGCGGCCAGGGTTATTTCTGAGCCGATTGGTAGATGAAGACTCAGCCACTCCTTAGCTTCGGCGTCTCTTGTTCTTGGAAACACGCCGTAAAGTATAATGGTCGCTGGAGTCAAGTCGCAAACCTGGCCAGGCGCGCAGTCCATGAGAGCCTTGATTGTGGACCCGTCAACAACTTCGGTTACCTTCCCAGTGACTTCGAGCCCACCTTCGGGCGGATTATATTTGGTTCCCAGGGCAGAGAAAATCCAG
This sequence is a window from Syntrophorhabdaceae bacterium. Protein-coding genes within it:
- a CDS encoding thermonuclease family protein — protein: MSIAESRKGYLSTHFFSGGTISSEGMLTAILADLNNTEDVAPDDIVWIFSALGTKYNPPEGGLEVTGKVTEVVDGSTIKALMDCAPGQVCDLTPATIILYGVFPRTRDAEAKEWLSLHLPIGSEITLAAVGNNYIITKGSEVINNSLNSYIDNLGQTTEMTGYDMMAVVMEVTDGDTIQATQQCLPGQLCVTTPFNVRLHGISSSEMRFPAGRTAKTWLAEQIPPGTVVKLAIKGEDSYGRLIAAIYYPTNDTVSINTKMIEAGRATGYNPTAESMDAKAAVKYVGGIANAYPAACTSTVTKPSAVLSLMAPVCNTVKKDGTDTWFGYTVKNVGDKTWKGWLGVVITDNDTKKTYQYMGDPQKYSSIAPGETKTLYAKFVVPQDFGNKLSWEAVINST